The Streptomyces sp. NBC_01463 DNA window CCCGGCGATCTGCACGAAGAGGAACGGCACCCAGAGGTTCACCACCACCGCGATGCCGAGGATGATCAGCCAGAACGACTTCTTCTGCTTGTCCGCGGCACGGTAGGCGTCCTCGCGGGCGACCGCGGCCATGACCAGCGCGACCACGGCGAGGACGAGCATGGCCGTGTAGATCAGCCCGAGGAACGTGTTGAAGCCTTCGAGCAACATGATGTGCACCGCCTAGTGAGTGAATGAGCGCCTCGCGGCCAAGGTACCGGGACAACGACCGGCACACCCCGAAAGGTGCCCGCCCGTCCTCCCGGCACACCTGCCGGGCACCGCGCCGCCGCTACTTGGCGGTGGGCGGCGTGGTCTTCTTGGCCGCGGGCTTGCGGGCGGGCGCCTTCTTGGCGGCGGGCGACGGCTTGGCCTCGGCCTTCACCGTCTTCGCGGCGGGCGCGGGCTTGGCCGGCGCCGGCTTGGGCGCGGGCTTCGGCGCGGCCTTGGGCTCCGCCTTCACCGTCTCCGGCTTCGACTCCTTGCGCGGCTCGACGACGACGGCGATCTCGACGATCTCCTCGGCCGTCTCGCCACGCCAGGTCCGCACGGTCTGCTCGCCGCGCTCGGCGACCTTCTCGTACGTCTCCCGGGCCCTGACCGCGTACTCCGCGGCCACGCCGACGCTGCGCAGCGCCAGGTCCTGGGCGCTCTCGCCCAGCTTCTTCAGGTCGGTGTCGAACGCCCCGATCACCTCGGTGACCTTGGCCTGCAGGGTGGCCTGCGCCTCCTTGGCCTGCCCGGCGACCTTCTCCTGGACGGCCTTGGGGTCGGTGTTGCGCACGGCCTCGATGCGCTCCGGCGCGTCGGCCCGCAGCTGCTCGATCAGGGCCGGAACCTTCCGGGCCTGCTGCACGGCGAGATCGGCCGTACCGGCGGCGAAGTAGAGGGGGGTCGGGTCGGTGAGGGTCTTGCGCAGGTCATCGGTGATGGCCATGACTGTGGTCCTCCCGGATCATCAGACTCAGTGTGAGGGTTTTGAGGGCTTTGAAGCTGTATCGGCAGCACTGCCGTCGACACTGAAGGGCGCATCCGCACCGGACGCACGCCCCTCCTCGTCCACTGGCTCGTCCACGGGCTCGTCCTCGAACCCGTTCTCCTTGCGGAAGGAGGCGTAGATCTGCAGCAGCACGCTCTTCTGCCGCTCGTTGATCGACGGATCGGCCAGGATCACCGCCCGCGTCTCCAGCTCCTCCCGCTCCCGCTCGTCCAGGATCCCGGCCCGCACGTACAGGGTCTCGGCGGAGATCCGCAGCGCCTTGGCGACCTGCTGCAGGACCTCGGCGCTGGGCTTGCGCAGCCCGCGCTCGATCTGGCTGAGATAGGGATTGGACACGCCGGCCGCCTCGGCGAGCTGCCGCAGCGACAGCTGCGCGGTACGGCGCTGCTCGCGCAGGTACTCGCCGAGATTGCCGACGTTGAGTGATGCCATGACCCGATACTGGACCCTCGTTGCTAACTTTTGCAAGCAGGTGCTTGCAAAAGTGTTCCGTACCACTCGTACGGGTGACCCATGCGGGGCACGACCGGCGCCGCTGTCCCCTCGCACGCCGTCCGCCACCTGCTCCCGTGCCACCCTTCCTCGCGCACGAGCTACGAGCTACGAGCTACGAGCTACGAGCTACGAGCTACGAGACGACGAAAGTCGCTGGCCTTCCGCTCCGGCCGGCGATGAGACTTCCGGTGTGACGCTTCACGAGAACGAGATCCCGGTCGACGAGACGCTGGTCCGATCGCTGCTGAGGGCGCAGCGCCCGGAATGGGCCGCCCTGCCGCTGTCGCCCGCGGGCGCGGGTACGGACAACACCATGTACCGGCTGGGCGACGACCTGCTCGTACGCCTTCCACGAACCGCCGGCAACGCACAGTCCGTGCGGAAGGAACAGGAATGGCTTCCCCGTCTGGCCCCCCACCTTTCGTGTCCGGTTCCTGAACCCGTCCACGCCGGGACGCCCACCGACGCCTTCCCGCTGGTCTGGTCGGTCTACCGCTGGATCGACGGGGACGAGGCGGGCCCCGGCACCGTCCGGGACTGGGCCGGCTTCGGGGCCGACCTGGCGGCGGTCGTGAGGGAGCTCCACCGCATCGACCTCATGGGCGCGACTCGCACGGACGGCCTCAGCTGGTACCGCGGAGGCGGCCTGACGCCGTGCGACCAGTGGATCAGCGGGTGCCTCGACGACTGCCGGACCACCGTGGGTCAGGAGCTCGACGTCGACACCCTGGAACGGTTGTGGCGAGCCGCACTCGCACTGCCCGAGCCCTCCGGGCCTCACGTGTGGCTCCACGGCGATCTCAAGCCGACCAACCTCCTGGTCCGGGACGGCAGACTCCACGCGGTGATCGACTTCGGCGGGCTGTCGGTCGGCTTCCCCGACGCCGAGCACTCCACGCTCTGGGACCTGCCGCCGCAAGCCCGACAGGCCTACTGGAACGCCCTGGACCTCGACACCGTGACCTGGACCCGTGCCCGCGCCTGGGCGATCGCGGTGGGCGTCAGCGGGATCTCCTACTACTGGGACACGTTCCCCGCCTTCGTCGCCGAATGCCGAGCCCGGCTTCAGGCGATCCTCACTGACGCGACCACGCGCTGAGTCACTGAGCAACTGAGTCTCTGCGTGTCCGCGTCTCTGCGTGTCCGCGTCTCTGCGTCTCAGAGGGGACTCCGGGCCGGGGGCGAGGCACAGCGCAGGCAGTGTCACAACAACTCTTTCGAAACAACTGTTGTGGGTCTACTCTCTGCGGCCATGACCCCTTCGCCCGCACCGCCCGACCAGCCCGCCGGGACCCAGGACATCCGGCTCGACACCGCCAGACTCCGCGTGCTCGCCCACCCGTTGCGCCTGAACGTGCTGGCCCTGCTCCGGCAGCGCGGCCCGTCCACGGCGACCCGGATCGCCGCCGAGCTCGGCATCAACCCCGGTTCGGCCAGCTATCACCTGCGCCGGCTGGCGGCGGGCGGGCTCATCGTGGAGACGCCGGGTCGCGGCACGGGGCGTGAACGATGGTGGGAGTCCGTGCACCGTCAGTCGATCCACGACCCGGCCGACGAACCCGAGCACGAGCGCGCGGCCGGGCGCGCCTACGCCCATGCTGTCGCCCTCGCCGCCGTCGAACGCCTGCGGAAGGCCGCCGACGAGGTGCCGCTGCTTCCGGCGGAGTGGTACGAGGCCAGCGTGTACAGCGACTTCACGATGCGGCTGGCCCCGCAGGACGTCGAGCGGATGCGCGCCGAGATCTTCGAGGTGATCTCGGCCTACCGGCAGGGCGAGGCCGGAGCGCCGCATGGGGCCGTCCCGGTGTCACTCCAGGTGCAGGCGTTTCCCGTGCCCGGCACCGTGGATCTCGACGTGGGTGACGCATGACCCCGCAGGGCGTCCCGGTGCCCGGACCGCCCGCGTACCGGGACGCCGACGTCCTGCGCTGGCTCGCCGCCTACACCGCCTCCGTCACCGGTGACGTGGTCTACTTCCTCGCCCTCTCCTGGTCCGCGGCCAGGGTCGCGGGGCCGTCGCAGGTGGGGCTCGTGATCGCCGCCGGGGCGTTGCCACGGGCGGTGCTCATGCTCGGCGGGGGTGTGGTGGCGGACCGGTTCGGGCCGCGCCGGGTCGCCGTCGCGAGCGACGCGACGCGCAGCGTCGTGATTCTCGCCGCCGCGGCGGCCGTGCTGCTGATCTCGCCGGGCCTCTGGCTGCTCGTCCCGGTGGCCGTGGTGTTCGGCGTGGTCGACGCGGTGTTCATGCCGGCCGTGGGCGCCCTTCCGCCGCGCATCGCGGCCCCGGAACAGCTCGCCCGCGTCCAGGGGATGCGCGGCCTCTCGATCCGGCTCAGCAATGCCGCGGGCCCTCTCCTGGCGGGGGTCGTGCTCGCCGTGGGCGGCGCGGCGGGCGCGTTCGCCGCCGCCGGTGCGCTGTTCGCCCTCTCGCTCGCCCTGCTGCTCACCGTCAGGGTGCCGCCCCTGCCTTCCCTTCCGTCGACGGACGACCGTGCTTCCGCCGTGAGCGAGTTGCGTGACGGGCTGCGCTACGTCCGACGCCATCGGATGCTGGCGCCACTGGTCACGGTGATCGGGCTGAGCGAGATGTGTTTCAGCGGTCCGGTCGCCGCCGGTCTGGTGCTCCTGGCGGACGAACGCGGTTGGGGTGCCGCGGGGATGGGGTGGATCGCGAGCGCGTTCAGCGTCGGCGCCGCGGCCGCCGCGCTGCTGCTGACGGTGGGCTCCCGTGTCCCGCGCGCCGGAATGACCGTGTCGGGCGCACTGTTCGTCACGGCCGCGGGAACCGTCGCCCTGGGGCACGCCCGATCCCTGCCGCTCGCCGTCGCGTTCGGCGCGCTGGTCGGGCTGACCAGCGGCGTCACCGCGACGGTGACCGGCGCCCTGGTCCAGACGGAGACCGACCCCCGGTACCTGGGCCGGGTCACCTCGGTCACGACGCTCTGCGCGCTGGGTCTCGCCCCGGTCCTCTTCCCCGTGGCCGGCGTCACCGTGGACGTGTGGGGCGCCGCCATGTTCTTCACCGTGTGCGGTGGAATCTGCCTGCTCGCGGCGGTGTTCGGTGTCGCGGCCCCGGCGCTGCGCCGCGCCGAACTCCGTGGCGATGGAGCCGAATCCACGCCCGCACCCTCGTCATCCCCGGCATGACGGGCCGGGGCGCCGGGGCGCCGCAGTGACGTGGACCGAGGGGGTGGCACCTGCCGAAACGCCCTTGCTCCTCGGCCCCGGCGCTCCGTAACGTGGATCAGGTGGCTTGATCTCCGTTGCCGCCGGCCCGACCGGCGGCCGACGCATGCGCCCCGCCGCCGTCAGCGCCCGACCGCGGCCCGTTCGACGTGCCAGGAGATCCCCGTGCCCCGGAACAACCCGCCCGGCCGAGCCGATGCCCGTACGGCGCAGGCCGTCCTGACCGAGGCCAACCGTACGCATCACACCCGGTTCCGGCTCGACCACCGGTTCGACGACGGTTTCCAGTCAGGAGCCTGGCTCCTGACCGATGACACCGGCCGACAGGCGGTACTCAAATGGAACCCCGCCCGCGACCTGGCCCGCCGGATCGAGCGCGCCGCCGAGGGAGTCGCGAGGATCCGCGCCGCCGGATATCCGACGCCGGCCTGGCTCGCCGTCGGCACGAGCGCGGACGGATTCGGATACCAGGTCCAGGAGTACGTCGTCGGACACAGCCCCCAACAAGTGGGCGCGTCTGAGGCCAGGTTGCTGATCGGTCTGCTGGAGACGCACACCGGTCTCGATCCCGACCCCGGGAGGTGCTGGTCGCGGTTCGTCACCGGCCGCATCGCCGACCGTCGCGGCGACCTGTGGCGGCAGGCGGACGGGACCGGCCCGGTCGGGCGGGAACTCGTCCGTATCTGCGAACGGCTCCTCGCCCTCCACGGACCGGTGGTTCTGCCCACCGGAGACCTGGTCCACGGCGACTTCCGCCCCGGCAACATCCTCCTGCACGCCGATCGCGTCAGCGGTGTCATCGACATCGAAGCCCTGGGCAGTGGAACGAGGGTCTTCGACTACGCGACGCTGCTGAGCGCCCACGGCATCACGCCCGACGCGGTGCGGATGCTCTGCGCCGCCGGCGAGCACGTGGCCGGCCCCGGCGTGCTGGCGTACTGCTTCGCGCAAGTCGCCCTCGATCTCACCGTCTTCGTCCACAGCCGAGGCCTTGAGCCGGGAATCCGGAACGTGAGCGAGCTCCTCGATCGCGCAGCGATCCTGCTCGGCCGTGCGGAGGCCACGACCGCCTGAAGCCGCCCGACGCCGGTCAGCCGTACAGCGCGACGCGGTACAGCTCCGCGAGTGCGGCGTCGATGGGGTGGGGCTGCGGCCGGCCGGCGGAGTCCAGCCTGTTCCACCGCTGCATGTTCACCGCGACCGCCATCCGGCGCCCGCCGTCGGCCCGGGCCATGGCCAGCGCGCCCCCGCCCCAGACGGTGCCGCCGTGGCCCCAGAAGTCGCCCTGCCCGGAGCCCTCCATCGGGTGCAGCCCGAGTCCGTACTCGATGATCCTGCCCTCCTGGGAGACGACCGGGACCGTACGTCGCATCTGCTCCAGCGACGACGGGCCGACGATCTCCCCGGCCAGCAGCAGCCCGTAGAAGCGGTTGAGGTCCGCGACGGTCGATATCAGCGATGCCGAAGGGCCCACCCAGGACATGTCGTACACGCTGTAGTCGCGCGGCGGGTCGATCATGCCGAACCAGGACTCGTAGAGACGCGAGTGCGGGCCGTCGACGTGCGTCCCGGCGGGGAGTTCGGTGTCCCGGAGCCCGGCCCGCTCGATGACGTTCCGGGTGATGCACTGCTCGGCCGTGCCGCCGGTCACCTGTTCCAGGAGCTGGACGAGGAGCAGGTAGTTGGTGTTGGAGTACACCCCCGGACTGCCGCCCGGGGTGCCGACGGCGGGGGCGGTGACGCCCATCGCGATCAGCTCGACGGGGTCGAACCGCGTGAACCGGTGGTCGTCCAGGCTCTCGGGTCCGGTCTCCGCGAGGACGGGGAACGCCTTGAGCGACGGATAGGCGTACGGGAGGTACTCGGCGAGGCCGCTCGTGTGGTTCAGCAGCATCCGGACCGTGATCGCGTCACCGCGCTCCCCCGGAACGAGCTTCGGCAGGTACCGGCCGACCGGCGTGTCCAGGCCGATCCGGCCGGCCTCGACCTGTTGCAGGACCGCGGCGGCGGTGAAGGTCTTGGTGATGGAGCCGACGCGGTGCCGCATCCCGGCGGTGACGGGGCGGCGGGTGGAGACATCGGCGACCCCGGCGGCGCCCTGCCAGACCTGGTCGCCGTCCCGCACCTCGGCGAACAGTCCCGGCATCCCGGCGCGGTGGACGTTGTCGACGGCCGCGTTCAGCGCTGCGGTGTCCAGTGGGTTCTTCACGTCATGCGTCCTTCCGTAATCCCCGGGGCGAGCTCCGCATCGGTCGCCCGGCCCGGGACAACAGGGCACGAGTGGCATGCCGGCCCGTCCTTGCCCGGCCGTCCGGCACACTCATGTCCCCATTATGCACGCGGTGCGTGCAACACCAAGTGCATAAGCTAGGCTGAAGGCAGTCGAGAGGCAGTGGCGAGGAGCGAAATGGCAGGCCGAAGGCGTTGGTCGACCGAAGAGATCCTGGATGCGGCGGCGGAGCTGCTGCGCACGAGCGACGCGGACTCGTTCAGCGTGCGCAAGCTGGCCGCGGTGCTCGGGACCGATTCCTCCAGCCTCTACCGGCACTTCCGCAGCAAGACCGAACTGCTGCGCGCGGTCGCCGACCGGATCATCCTGGCCGCCATGGAGGAGCACAGCGCCGAGGGCGACTGGAAGCAGCGCATCAGGGCCCTGGCCCTGTGCATGCGCGAGGCCTTCGGCCAACAGCCGCAGCTCGCCGCCGTCTGGGGGCGTTACGCGTCGAGCGGCACCGGTTCCCGGCTGGTCATGGAGGAGGTGCTGCAGGCGCTGCGCGCCTCGGGCCTGCCCGACGCGGAGATCCCGGTGCGCTACCACCGGATCGCCGTGCTCATCTCCGCGCTGATCGCTTCCGAGGCCGGGGGCAGCACGGTCACGCCGGAGGAGCACGAGCAGGGCATGGAGCTGTTCCGCGTGGCGGTGCTGGGCGCCGACCCCGAGCGCTTCCCGGCCCTGGCCCACTTCGCCCGCGACGTCCGCCCGCTCGGCGCGGACCGCCGCGCCGCGTTCGAGGAGATCCTGGCCGCGCAGCTCGCCGGGATCGAAGCGGAGGTCGAAGCGAAGGCCGGGGCGGCCGTCGGAACCGCGGACGGAAGCCGGGGCTGAATCCGGGACTAACCCCAGGGCTGAATCCGAGGCTGAACCCAGGACTGAACCCGGGGCTGAATCCAGTCTTGGCCCCGGGAGCATCGGATACGGGCCTGAGGCCCGGTGGGGCGGGACCGGAGGGCAGGCCCCGGGGCCGCGACGGCCACCCGTCCGGCCCCGTCAGACCGCGTGCGTGCTGCGGAACGCGCGCCGATAGGCGTCCGGCGGAACCCCCACGATCCGCTTGAACTGGCGCCGGAGCGTCGTCGCCGTCCCCATGCCCGTGGCAACGGCGACCGCCTCGATGCTCTCGTCGGTGGCCTCCAGCAGCTCCTGCGCGCGGCGCACGCGCTGGATCAGGAGCCACTGGATCGGCGTCTGTCCGATCACGGACCGGAACTGCCGCCCGAGGTGGCGCGGGCTCGTGTTCGCCTTGCGCGCCATGTCGGTGACCGACAGCGGCTGGTCCAGCCGCTGCTGGACCCAGGCGAGCAGCTGGGCGAGGGCGTGGTCGCCCGAGACCTGCACCGGCGTGGCGACGAACTGGGCCTGGCCGCCCGGCCGGTGCGGCTGCATGACCAGGCGGCGGGCGACCGCGTTGGCGACGGCAGCGCCGTGGTCGAGGTGGATCAGGTGCAGGCAGAGGTCCACGGCGGCGGCCTTGCCCGCGGACGTGAGCACGCTGCCGTTGTCCGTGTACAGGACGTCCGGGTCGACCACGGCCTGTGGATGGCGGCTGCCCAGCTCGGCGGCGTGCGCCCAGTGGGTGGTGGCCCGCCGGCCGTCCAGCAGCCCCGCGGCACCGAGCACGAACGCCCCGGTGCACAGCGAGGCGACCCGCGCGCCCGCCTCGTGCGCCGCGCGCACCGCCTCGACCAGTTCGGCCGGCGGCGGCACGTCGATGTCGACGCACGCGGGCACGATCACCGTGTCGGCGCCGGCCGCCCGCTCCAGCCCGTGGTCCGGCTCGACCGTGAAGGGGCCGACCCGCACCGGACCGGGCCCGCAGAGCAGTACGTCGTACCAGCCGTCCGACGCCTCGCGCGGCGGGTTGCCGAAGATCTCGTACGCCACCCCCAGTTCGAAGTGGAGCAGGTCACCGGCCGTCAGCAGCGCGACAGTTGGCATGTCCGAAAGTGTACGCATGCTGTCGGTCCGGACCCTCACGGCCGGACACCGCACGCACCGAGACTGGACACCTCAGCACACCGAACCACCAGGTCGAGAGCGGGAAACCATGAGTACAGCGACTGCGGTCGTGGTCTACGGGGCGACGGGACACACCGGTCGCTTCATCGTCGCCGAGCTCCGGCGGCGCGGATTCACCCCGGTCCTCTCCGGCCGGAACGCGGCACGGCTGGAGGCGCTGGCGGCCGAGTGGGGCGAGGCGGAGGTACGGCCGGCCGGCGTGGACGACGCGGGCGCGCTCGACCGGGCGCTCGCCGGCGCGGCGGCCGTCATCAACTGCGCCGGCCCCTTCGCGGTGACCGGCGGCCCGGTCGTCGAGGCCGCCCTGCGGGCGGGGATCCCGTACGTCGACGTCGCGGCGGAGATCGAGGCGAACGCCGCGATGTTCGCCGACCACACGGAGGCGGCCCTGCGGGCGGGCACTCCCGTGGTGCCGGCCATGGCCTTCTACGGCGGGCTGGGCGACCTGCTGGTCACCGCGGCGATGGGCGGGGCGACGTCCGCCGATTCGGTGGACGTCGCGTACGGACTGAGCAGTTGGCGCCCCACGGCGGGCACCCGGGAGGCGGGACAGGTCTCCCACGACCGCCGCGCGGGCCGTCGGGTGCGGTACGCGGACGGCGCGCTGCGCTACCACGACGACGCGGTGTCGCAGGGCGACTGGCTGTTCCCCGAACCGCTGGGCCGGCGCGCGGTGATCACGGAGTTCACCATGGCCGACGTCGTCACCGTGCCCAGCCATGTGAAGGTGTCCGAGGTCCGTACCCACATGTCCGTCGAGGCGGCGGGCGACCTGGCGGGGAAGGACACTCCGGCACCGGAGGCGGTCGACACGCTGGGGCGCTCGGACCAGACGTTCGTCGTCGACGTCCTGGTCCGCGCGGACGGCGTCGAGCGCCGCGCCACGGCACGCGGCCAGGACATCTACGCCGTCACCGCACCCCTGGCGGTGGAGGCCGTCGCACGCATCCTGACCGGCCGCACGCGGACCACGGGGGTGGCCTCGGCCGGGGCGATGTTCGACGCGGCGGACTTCCTCCGCGCGCTGGCCCCGTACGTGACGGTCGAGTTGCCGGCCTGACCGGCCGCGCCTCGGGCGTGAGGGCCGAGCCGCCGGCCCGGCCCTGCCCGCCTGGCAGGATCCCCTCCCATGACTGCCGATTCCTGGAGCACGCACGGTCTCGACCTCGGGCCGGACACCGTGATCAAGACGTTCCGTCCCGGCCACCACGAGCAGAGCGAGCGCGAATGGCGGGCGCTCACGCTGCTCGGCGCCCACGCTCCCGGGCTCGCCCCCGCGCCCCGGCACGCGGATCTCACCTCCGACGAACCGACCGTGGCGATGTTCCGCCTCCCGGGCCTGCCGCTCCGCGGGCAACGGATCGACGGCCCCCGGCTCGACGCCCTGGTCTCGGCGGTGACCGAGGTGCACGACTGCGTGCCCGCGCACCTGCTGGACGAGGTGCCCGTCAGGCCGGGGCACCGGCAGTACCTGGCCCGTCGGATCGAGGCCTGGGCGCCGCGGACCCGCCCCCGGGTCGGGCCCGGGGTGGGCGGGGCCATGGACCGCGGCCTGGAGTGGCTGGCGGGCGCGGACCCGTGGCACGCGGGAGACCGGCCGGGCATCCGGCCGGTGTTCGGCCCGGGGGACGGCAACCTCGCCAACTACCTGTGGGACGGCTCCCGGGTACGGATCGTCGACTTCGAGGAGTCCGGCCGCAGCGACCGTCCCCTCGAACTGGCGGAGATCACCGAGCACGTGTCCGCCTGGGTCGGCGAACCCCTCGACGCCGAGGAGTTCATCGGCCGTTTCGAACTGGACGCCGCGGAGCGGGCCCTGCTGCTCGACACCCGTCGGCTGGTCGCCCTCGTATGGCTGTTCCTGCTCTCGTTCGACGACCCCGAGCACCCCCGCAATCCGCCGGGGACGGCCGAACGTCAGGCGGTTCGGCTGTCCCGGCTGCTGGACTGAGACCGGGCGGGCGCGATCCCGTACGGTCCGGCGAGGCGCGCCGGCCCTATGCCAGGAACGCCGACACCAGCTCCGTGAACCGGTCGGCGTCATCGACCCACGGGTAGTGCCCCGCCCCCTCCTGGACGACGAGTGTCGCGTCGGGGAACAGGGCGGCGAAGTCGGCCGCCGAGCGGGGCGGGCTGTTCAGGTCGAACTCCCCGGCGAGCAGCAGGACGGGCGCCCCGAAGGCGGCGAGCGCGGCACGGGTGGCGGGCGGGTCGAAGGCGCCCTCGGCCCCGAAGCCCGCGACTGCGTCCGGGTTGTCGGGCCGGCTCGCCGCGTGGTGGGCGCGGGCGGCCTCGTCCCACCGGCCGTAGAAGAACGGGTCGACGGCCGCCCAGTCCGTGCCCGTCCCCCGGGTGATCGCCTCCAGCGCGGCGAACGCCGCCGGGAACCACGGCTCGCCGCTCCGCAGCCGGGCGAGCGCACGCCGCTCCTCCCCGCCGATGTCGATGCCGACGGCCCGGGCCCCGGGGGTGATCAGGGCGAGGCGGCCGACGCGCGACGGGTGGCGGGCCGCGTACTGGACGGCGATGTTCGCTCCGGCGGAGTGCCCGAGCAGGTCCGTACGCGCGAGACCGAGGTGAGCGCGGAGGGCCTCGATGTCGTCGACGAGCCGGTCGCAGCGGTAGCCGGCGGTGTCCTCGGGGACCGCCGAGCGGCCTGTGCCGCGCAGGTCCGGGACGATCAGACGGCGATGGGCGGAGAGGCCGCCGAGCTCGCCCAGGTAGCGGGAGTCCGCGGGGCCGCCGGGGATGCAGACGAGCGGATCGCCGGCTCCGTACGTGCGGTAGGCGAGCTGGGTTCCGTCGGAGGCGCAGAAGGTGGACACAGGGCGATCCTGTCACTCATAACCCGGTTATACAACTCGGTTATGACGTATGGAGCAGGGTATATAACTGGGTTGTGGCAGCAGCCGAAGAGAACACACGACACACCCCGCGCACCCCGGCGGCCGCGGCGGGCACCGGCGGTACCCCCGCTCTGACCGAGGAGCAGGCCGGGCGGATGTTCGCCGGGATGAACGACGTGATCCGCGCCGGCGAGGAGATGCGCAGGCTCCGCGCCGAGATGATCCAGGTGCTCACCGGCTTCGGCTGGACCCAGGAGCGCATCGCCCGGCTCACCGACATGAGCCAGCCCGCCGTGTCCAAGCAGGTGGCGAAGTACCGGGACGCCGGTCCCGGACCCTCCATGGACGTCTCCCTCGGCCAGCACGACCTGCCGTGGCTGGAGGGACGCCTGTGGGGGCTCGCCGAGGACCTCTCGGAGACGTACGACGGAGCCGCCCGCTGCACTCCCTGCGTCGGCGCACTCGCGCGCGGGAAGAAGCGCTTCACCGAGCGGACCGTCGACGAACTGCGCCGGCTCGTCGAGGAGGACCTGCGGCTGCACGCCGCGGAACTGCCCGCCGGCCACCGCGAGGCGTACGACGAGATCAGCCGCGGCCTCGACGTACCGGCCGGGACCGCCACCGCCCCGGCCGGCTCGGCCTCCGTGCGCCGCGCCCTCGCCCACCGGATCCAGCGCGACCGGCTGAGGGGCTAGACGGCCCCGGCGCGCCCCCCTCCTTCAGGCTTCGCGGGCCCTGACCGCGAGCGTCGCCGCCAGGACGCTCGGCACGAGCAGCAGGCCGAAGGCGGCGGCATAGGCCGCCAGGTCGGCGGAGCCGAAGCCCAGGAAGAGGTTGAACAGGGCCGCGGCCACCCCCATCACCGCCATCTGGCCCAGGTTCTGACTGGTCTGCATGGCGCTGCTGG harbors:
- a CDS encoding saccharopine dehydrogenase NADP-binding domain-containing protein, translated to MSTATAVVVYGATGHTGRFIVAELRRRGFTPVLSGRNAARLEALAAEWGEAEVRPAGVDDAGALDRALAGAAAVINCAGPFAVTGGPVVEAALRAGIPYVDVAAEIEANAAMFADHTEAALRAGTPVVPAMAFYGGLGDLLVTAAMGGATSADSVDVAYGLSSWRPTAGTREAGQVSHDRRAGRRVRYADGALRYHDDAVSQGDWLFPEPLGRRAVITEFTMADVVTVPSHVKVSEVRTHMSVEAAGDLAGKDTPAPEAVDTLGRSDQTFVVDVLVRADGVERRATARGQDIYAVTAPLAVEAVARILTGRTRTTGVASAGAMFDAADFLRALAPYVTVELPA
- a CDS encoding aminoglycoside phosphotransferase family protein; translated protein: MTADSWSTHGLDLGPDTVIKTFRPGHHEQSEREWRALTLLGAHAPGLAPAPRHADLTSDEPTVAMFRLPGLPLRGQRIDGPRLDALVSAVTEVHDCVPAHLLDEVPVRPGHRQYLARRIEAWAPRTRPRVGPGVGGAMDRGLEWLAGADPWHAGDRPGIRPVFGPGDGNLANYLWDGSRVRIVDFEESGRSDRPLELAEITEHVSAWVGEPLDAEEFIGRFELDAAERALLLDTRRLVALVWLFLLSFDDPEHPRNPPGTAERQAVRLSRLLD
- a CDS encoding alpha/beta hydrolase codes for the protein MSTFCASDGTQLAYRTYGAGDPLVCIPGGPADSRYLGELGGLSAHRRLIVPDLRGTGRSAVPEDTAGYRCDRLVDDIEALRAHLGLARTDLLGHSAGANIAVQYAARHPSRVGRLALITPGARAVGIDIGGEERRALARLRSGEPWFPAAFAALEAITRGTGTDWAAVDPFFYGRWDEAARAHHAASRPDNPDAVAGFGAEGAFDPPATRAALAAFGAPVLLLAGEFDLNSPPRSAADFAALFPDATLVVQEGAGHYPWVDDADRFTELVSAFLA
- a CDS encoding sigma-70 family RNA polymerase sigma factor; this translates as MAAAEENTRHTPRTPAAAAGTGGTPALTEEQAGRMFAGMNDVIRAGEEMRRLRAEMIQVLTGFGWTQERIARLTDMSQPAVSKQVAKYRDAGPGPSMDVSLGQHDLPWLEGRLWGLAEDLSETYDGAARCTPCVGALARGKKRFTERTVDELRRLVEEDLRLHAAELPAGHREAYDEISRGLDVPAGTATAPAGSASVRRALAHRIQRDRLRG